ttgctttaaaataagcCAGCAGTTAAGTACTagacagaaacttttttttcccaggaCATATGTGGATAGGCAACAAGTCaaattcaagctttctatttttaaaactttttcttattgaggtaaaattcgcataatgtaaaattaaccattttaaagtgaacaattcagtagCATTTGGTATGATCATAATGTTGTGCAACAACCACCTCTATTTTGTTCCAAaccatttttatcaccccaaaaggaaaccctgtgcATGTTAAGCAGACGTTCTctattcctccttccctctgtctctgcccctgacaaccaccaacATGCCTTTACCTTCTACAgatttattctggatatttcatataaattctggacatttcctataactggaatcatacaatatgtgaccttttggtTCTGGCCTCTTTTCACTGAGAAGAGTGTTTTTGAGGGTCATGCACATGTACCGTGTATcactacctcattcttttttgtgtcttgaataatattctattgtatgtatataccacaatctgtccgttcatccattgatggacatttaggttctttccaacttttggctattgtaaatagtactCCTATAAACATGAGTgttcatgtatttgtttgttacctgttttccatttcttttgtacatatacctaggagtgaaacaGCAGGGTCATGTGGTGATTCTAcgtttacttttttgagaaaccaccaaCTTATGCCCATTGGCTGAGcccttttacattcccactagcaatgtatgagacttccaatttctccacatcttcaccaacattcattcttttcttttttctttttctttttttgtaatagccATCCCAGTGaatgtgaagtgatacctcatttcctcattgtggttttgatttgcatttccataatgactaaagatgctgagcatcttctcatgggCTTGTTgactatttgtatatcttctttggataaatgtctgttctaatcctttgtccattttttaactgggttgtttgtcttttgtgttgagttgtaagagttctttagaTGTTCTAGATACTAGCACCTTATAAGACACATAATATAcaaatactttcttcctttctgtaggttatcttttcactttcttaatcaTATCTTTTGATGCAATTGAGATTatcatggatttatttttcttccttctattaatatattattttacattgattgatttccttatgttgaaccacccttgcattatTAGGATAAATCTCGCTTGGTCAtggtgttttatctttttaatgtgctgttggattctgtttgctagtattttgttgaggattttttttgagagacagagagaaagcacgagcaggggaaagaggcagaggaagagagagaaatcaagagtcagatgcttcaccaactgagccacccaggcaccccaaggattgTTTTTAATCCAAAATATGTTTATTAGGATAGTTTCCCACTCATCTAGATTCAGGGTGCTTTTAGTGCTGCTGCCATTTGAAGGATCATCCTTCTGTAAGCCTTGCTTTTCCTCCTGTAGGCTGGCAAAGAACAGTGGAGCAGCCAACACACAAAACTACTGTTCGTGTATGGCTAAAGATGGTGGTGATTTTGTAGCATCCTGGGCACTTCACATCCATGAAGTAGGAGTTGGGGCTCTGCACCAGGCACTTCTTCTTATGCTTCCTCATCTCCTCTTTTGTGGACTGGTGGAGAAGGTCCTTTTCAAGGGGCACGTTCTTGTGGGAAGTTTGTCACCACCAGAAagcttgttgaggatttttgcatctatatccaTAAGGGATGTTAGTCTATAACAAACatcatattttaaagagaaaaagaaaagaaaaaatgtatcaaTACATTTTGCTGaagcaaaataaggaaaaagtaaaaaaatcacaCCCCAGTATTTATCACCTTGAATGGCATCTTGTTAATTGGTAATCCATCTTGCAGGGAAATTTCCCTCAACAGGGACCCTGCCTAATCTATCCAATAGAGTTAAAAACACCTAAATCTTAAGCTCATCAAGCCACCTTAGAGGGGAGGAAACTGCCACGGAAGTTAAATGATTTGTGTGTGGTGACATTTCCAGCAAGCAGGAAttgacactttttattttgtcacCATTCACCTGAAGCACTTTGCACTTCACCACTCTATTCTTTACTACCAATCTCCGAGACTTCAGCTCTCTTACCAAAAACCCACACTACAAAATTTTCCCCTGCATCTAATGAAAAAGATGTTCTGCAATTTGAGTCAATTACTCCCCACTATTTTCTTCGGGGAGACTAGAAAACAACCTTGACAGTATTTTATCACAAAAGCCATTCACATACTTGAAGTACAACAAGCCATGTGGCCAAgttctttgacattttctttgcTAGTTTTATTTCCTAAGCCTTTGGGGCTATTCTGTCCTGGACTGGTACATGTTCTCTGCATCTCACAAGGCTACAAGATCCAAAATACAACATAGTGTCCTAATAGAGGCAATTCACAAGATAAAGCAACTGTTGATGGTGAAGGtggatataatattttaaagtttgaaaagtgACAGAAATATTAAACCTTTTTGAAATGTTCAGGCTGTAATGTTCAAATTAAGAGCAATGTTGAGAGACAAGAgagtaaaaacatgaaaaataatgatataattcacatgcatGAGTCAATTGTATTTAGTAAGTAGGTGGAAATAGGATGGTGAAAACTAGGGAGAAAAACCAGAATTAAAAAAGCCAGGGTCAATTCAAAGGTCAAATGAACTATAAGTGAATCAATTTGGAGTCATGCAAAGTAGTTGACACAATGATGGGCCATATATCAGGCTGAATATGACATGCTGCTTCCAGTATCCTTAGAAGGAGGTGATGGAGGGCCcaacattttagtatttttcagtGGTTAATTTCAAGCTCTGTAGCTCCAGCTTTTTTACAGTACCActctagttctattttttttttttgtccttttgaacTTTTCCCTGCTTTTGGTGgttctttctccttcttatttCTATTCCCTGTGGCTGGTACAGGCCACTGCCCCCTCCTGCCTACCCCCGTTCACAAGCACAGACTCGCACTCTGCTATTGCACCTCCCCAGTGGCAGTGACATCCACTGTCTGAAGATAGTTGGTAGCTCCTTCTCACTTCCCCTTTCAAGACCCAAGGGCAGTGGCAGCCATGTATATATCTTTTGGTAAATATATTTGCACTTTTATTGGGCATATGCTTAGAAATGGCATTGCTGAGTCATAGAGAATGCATATATAGTTAGCTTTAGAAGATTCTGCCAAAGGTGGttcggtttgtgggatcaagccccgtgtcgggctctgcactgttagtgcagagcctgcttgggattctcctcccctctctctctgcccctcccctgcttgtgctctctctctctctctcaataaagtaatagcttttaaaaaagaagatgctCCCAAAGAGTTTGCCAAATGTTTGTACCAGTTTACATATACCCACCAGTGATGAATGACAATTCaagtttctcctcatcctcaccaacagctggcattgtctttttcttctctcattttagccattctggtgaaattatagtggtatcttattgtagatgattgttgttgttgtttatgtctttcttttaattattttgaaataattttagacttatgaaaaaagttacaaaaaatagtacagagaaatCGATACACTCCTCATCTAccttcccctaatgttaacatatTATATGCCTATAGTACAACTATAGAAATCAGGAACTTaacattgatacattattattaactaatttATACGCCTTATTTGAATTTTGCCAGTTGGCCCACTGCTGACCGTTTTCTGGTCCTGGATCCAATTGTATTTAAGTACCATGTCTCCTTAGTCTTCTCCAGCTCATGAAAGTTCCtcagtctttgtctttcatgactgtGGGAAgttgaataatggcccccaaagatgttcatgttctaatctctggaacctgtgaatgttatcaTGTAGGTCAAAATGGATTTTTCAGGTGTGATTTctttaaggatcttgagatgaggtgATCATCCTGCACTAGCCAAGTGGGCCAactgtaatcacaagggtccttataagggggaggcaggcaggagatcAGAGTCAGAGTAGGAGATGTGATGACAGAAGTAAAATGGTGAAGCAACACAAGGAAGGAGTCACTAACCAAGGAATGCTGGACAGCCTCaagaagctggaaaggcaaggaaacagattctcctcttagagcctccagaaggaacacagccctgctgataTCTTGactttagacttctgacctctataaatataaggaaatagatttctttggttttaagccactaaatttatgatcatttgttacagaagcaataggaaactaatacactaaACTTAACACTTTTTAAGAGTACTTGCTTGATGGATGTTCctaatttgggtttgtctgaggTTTTCTCATGCTTATACTGAGgttatgctttatttttcacaAGAATACCATAGAAGTGATGTTGTGTCCTTCTCTGTGCATCATGTCAGGAGGTACATGATGTCAATGTGCCCTATTACTAGTGATAGTAACCTTGATCACTTGGACGAGGTGGTGTCTGCTAGGTTTTTTCCATTGTAAAATTCTTATTTTGCCCTTTGATGAACCTTTGAAGGGAGATACTTTGAGGCTATGCTAATATCCTGTTTCTCCTTAAACTTTGGCccactaattttagcatccatcAATGTTTCTTGCATGCAATAAATATTACTGTGATATGTGCCTAATAATGGTTATCAATTTCCATTATTCCTTCTACATCTATTAATTGGGATTCTTCTGTAAGAAAGAACTATCCCCTCCCCtgccattttgtttatatatatatatatatatatatatatgtatatgtgtgtgtgtatatataatgtatatatatatatatatacacacatatatatatatacacgtatatatacacatttgtatGGACCCATGtatatctattttattctatGGGTTATAATCCATTGCTATCATTATTTATCTTGCTCTTCAAATTGCCCCAGATTGGCCACAAAGAGCTCCAACTTTATAGAAGTTGACCACtctatagaggtgcctgggtggctcagtcggttaagcgtccaactcttggtttcagcacaggtcatgatctcatgactcgtgagtttgagccctacatcagactctgtgctgacagcatgcaacttgcttgggattctctgcctccctctctttccgcccttcccccactcacaaactctctctgcctcaaaaataaataaacattaaaaaaaaagttgaacacactacaaagatattttccaagttttcttctgagagatttattgttttacctttcacatttataTCTGCAATCCATATGGAAttcatttttgtgcatggtaAGAAAAAGGAGGCAACATACATTTTTTCCTGAATGGATAACCAAGTGATTTAACACCATCTTTTGAAAAACTGTCCTTTCCCCTGACTGAACTGCAATGTCATCAATGATGTAAATCTGGTGACTATAGGTGTGAAGTTGTTTTTACATTCTCTATGCAGATCCATTGGTCTATTTCCTTATCCCTGTGCCAATactacattattttaataattgtagCTAGATATAGCTTAATTTCTggtagtatgttttatttttcttctttaagattgCCTTGcctattcttgcctctttttatttccatataaactttataatTGCCTTGTCAATTTCCACAAATGAAAATAACCTGCTGGGATATGCTTGGGATTatcttgaatctgtagatcaaatTAGCAAGAACTGACATCTTGCAAAATATGGAGACTTACAATCCATTTACAATCTacctatttatttaggtcttatttACTTCCTCTCAAACATGTTTTTGAACTTTCTGTTTAGAGGCCTTAAACAATTTTCCCGGTTTCACTGGGAAAGCATTGAATGTTTTCcaatgcaattgtaaatggtttaggttttgtttttgttttgtagccTGCTTTTAGCTTTTAATACATCCATTTgtgaatacagatttttaaaatatttcttcacataatggcaaataga
The DNA window shown above is from Lynx canadensis isolate LIC74 chromosome X, mLynCan4.pri.v2, whole genome shotgun sequence and carries:
- the LOC115507459 gene encoding 40S ribosomal protein S27-like: MRKHKKKCLVQSPNSYFMDVKCPGCYKITTIFSHTRTVVLCVGCSTVLCQPTGGKARLTEG